From the genome of Geobacter sp. SVR, one region includes:
- a CDS encoding glycogen/starch/alpha-glucan phosphorylase: MSLKKKHMIYSPGLTELPPLPNDIASLTSEFRHYYTHNLGRDKYCRSLHYAYKALALTVRDRLMERWKQTRYAYLDSDCKQTYYLSLEFLMGRALGNAMLNLGITDHVSQALLDLGLQLEDLVEAEIDAGLGNGGLGRLAACFLDSCATLQLPVMGYGIRYEYGMFRQRIVDGRQVEEPDHWLREGHPWEVERPEYTQRIRFGGKSEFFRTAAGELAGRWVDTSDVLAVPYDIPIPGYKNGTVNTLRLWKAAATDEFNLGEFNAGSYTESVAAKNAAENITMVLYPNDASENGKELRLRQQYFLASASLQDIIARWRALYKGDFGTFADKNCFQLNDTHPSCAVPELMRLLMDEQGMAWDQAWDITTRTMAYTNHTLLPEALEKWPVQLFRNLLPRILDIIFEINARFLKLVADRWPGDSERLRRMSLIEEGAVPQVRMAYLAIVASFSVNGVAELHSQLLVQGLFRDFFELWPHKFNNKTNGVTPRRWIAWCNPAMSRLISEAIGDGWTSDLQQIRQLVPLAEDPAFRERWHAVKLINKQRMADMVEAQCGVTFDPNGLFDVQVKRIHEYKRQLLNLLHVIHLYNRIKRGDTATWTNRCVLIGGKAAPGYYMAKLTIKLINNVAQVINNDPLVGDLLKVAFLPNYRVTAMEVVCPGTDLSEQISTAGKEASGTGNMKFMMNGAVTIGTLDGANIEIRQEVGDDNFFMFGLTAEEVEALRPQYDPAAIIDADPDLNRVMQLLYSGHFNMFEPGIFDPVINAITSPTDPWMVAADFRSFVDAQARVAEAYRDRERWTRMSIINSALSTKFSTDRTILDYNREIWNLQPVRLDMKQG; this comes from the coding sequence ATGTCACTCAAGAAGAAGCATATGATATACAGCCCCGGTCTGACCGAACTCCCGCCGCTCCCGAACGACATTGCCAGCCTGACCAGTGAATTCCGCCATTACTATACCCACAACCTCGGGCGCGACAAATATTGCCGCTCGCTGCACTACGCCTACAAGGCACTGGCCCTGACCGTCCGCGACCGCCTGATGGAGCGCTGGAAACAGACCCGCTACGCCTACCTCGATTCCGACTGCAAGCAGACCTATTATCTGTCGCTGGAGTTCCTGATGGGACGTGCCCTCGGCAATGCCATGCTCAACCTCGGCATCACCGACCATGTCTCCCAGGCCCTGCTCGATCTGGGACTTCAGCTGGAAGATCTGGTGGAGGCTGAGATCGATGCCGGGCTGGGCAACGGCGGCCTGGGGCGCCTGGCGGCCTGTTTCCTCGACAGCTGTGCCACGCTGCAACTGCCGGTGATGGGGTATGGCATCCGCTACGAATACGGCATGTTCCGGCAACGCATCGTTGACGGCAGGCAGGTGGAGGAGCCGGACCACTGGCTCAGGGAGGGGCACCCGTGGGAAGTGGAACGGCCCGAATATACCCAGCGCATCCGCTTCGGCGGCAAGAGCGAATTCTTCCGGACAGCCGCAGGAGAACTGGCCGGCCGCTGGGTCGATACCAGCGATGTCCTGGCAGTGCCCTATGATATCCCCATACCGGGCTATAAAAACGGTACGGTCAATACCCTGAGGCTCTGGAAGGCAGCTGCCACGGACGAGTTCAACCTGGGCGAGTTCAATGCCGGCAGCTACACCGAATCGGTGGCAGCCAAGAACGCCGCCGAAAATATCACCATGGTGCTCTACCCCAATGACGCCAGCGAAAACGGCAAGGAGTTGCGCCTGCGCCAGCAGTACTTCCTCGCCTCCGCCAGTCTGCAGGACATCATCGCCCGCTGGCGGGCCCTCTATAAAGGGGATTTCGGAACCTTTGCCGACAAGAACTGTTTTCAGCTCAACGATACCCACCCTAGTTGCGCAGTCCCCGAGTTGATGCGGCTCCTGATGGACGAACAGGGCATGGCCTGGGACCAGGCCTGGGACATCACCACCCGCACCATGGCCTACACCAACCACACGCTCCTACCCGAGGCGCTGGAGAAATGGCCCGTGCAGCTGTTCCGGAATCTGCTGCCCCGCATCCTGGACATCATCTTCGAAATCAATGCCCGCTTCCTGAAACTGGTCGCCGACCGCTGGCCCGGCGACAGCGAGCGTCTGCGGCGGATGTCGCTGATCGAGGAGGGGGCGGTGCCCCAGGTGCGGATGGCATACCTGGCGATCGTTGCCTCCTTTTCCGTGAACGGTGTGGCGGAACTTCATTCGCAATTACTGGTCCAGGGACTGTTCCGCGACTTCTTCGAACTCTGGCCGCACAAGTTCAATAACAAGACCAACGGCGTAACCCCCCGCCGCTGGATCGCCTGGTGCAACCCCGCCATGAGCCGGCTGATCAGCGAAGCGATCGGCGACGGCTGGACCTCCGACCTACAGCAGATCCGGCAACTCGTCCCCCTGGCCGAGGACCCCGCCTTTCGCGAGCGCTGGCACGCGGTCAAACTGATCAACAAACAGCGCATGGCCGACATGGTGGAAGCCCAGTGCGGCGTGACCTTCGACCCGAACGGGCTGTTCGATGTCCAGGTCAAGCGCATCCACGAATACAAACGCCAACTGCTCAACCTGCTGCACGTGATCCATCTGTACAACCGCATCAAGCGCGGCGACACCGCCACCTGGACCAACCGCTGCGTACTGATCGGCGGCAAGGCCGCGCCGGGCTATTACATGGCCAAGCTGACCATTAAACTGATCAACAATGTAGCCCAGGTGATCAATAATGACCCGCTGGTCGGCGACTTGCTTAAAGTGGCTTTTCTCCCCAACTACCGGGTCACCGCCATGGAGGTGGTCTGCCCGGGCACCGATCTGTCCGAGCAGATATCCACTGCCGGCAAGGAGGCTTCCGGAACCGGCAATATGAAGTTCATGATGAACGGCGCCGTGACGATCGGTACCCTGGACGGTGCCAATATCGAAATCCGCCAGGAGGTAGGCGACGACAATTTCTTCATGTTCGGGCTGACCGCCGAAGAGGTGGAGGCACTCCGGCCGCAGTACGATCCGGCAGCGATCATCGATGCGGATCCCGACCTGAACCGGGTCATGCAACTGCTTTACAGCGGTCACTTCAACATGTTCGAGCCGGGCATCTTTGATCCGGTCATCAATGCCATTACCAGCCCCACCGATCCCTGGATGGTGGCCGCCGATTTCCGGAGCTTCGTGGATGCGCAGGCCCGGGTGGCCGAGGCCTACCGGGACCGCGAGCGCTGGACACGCATGAGCATCATCAACAGTGCCCTGAGCACCAAGTTCTCCACCGACCGCACCATCCTGGACTATAATCGGGAGATATGGAACCTGCAGCCGGTACGGCTCGATATGAAGCAGGGGTAA
- a CDS encoding methyl-accepting chemotaxis protein: protein MQTLQHFYFSLSIKTRIGLLCFCYSLCILATTILGRSASATISYCTMGLFILLGAFFGWINIWGIGSSIRRVLATLQTMAQGDLSQEIAVRNKNEISAVLISIREVQTSMRSIISGMQATSSDLTAAAGTLKQTSERMAAGAEQAVGQTGSAVQAVEELSSVSSDISRNCQLMADKASETRQATSAGERTIADMSHLMGEIGRLVSDTTLAVQSLGNNSSEIGEIVGTIEDIADQTNLLALNAAIEAARAGEQGRGFAVVADEVRSLAERTTQATREIQKIIGTLQGDVKNVIGSMEQSAASVENGARGVQLSNQAISEIKSHIEVLTDSVAQVATAIEQQTATTAGVMNNIHAITAIIEDVSRGTHQTDTAAANLSGSAGELMSTTRRFRV, encoded by the coding sequence ATGCAGACGCTCCAACACTTCTATTTCAGCCTCTCCATCAAAACCAGAATCGGCCTGCTCTGTTTCTGCTACAGCCTGTGCATCCTTGCCACCACCATTCTCGGGAGATCCGCGTCCGCAACGATCAGCTACTGCACCATGGGGCTCTTCATCCTGCTGGGCGCCTTCTTCGGCTGGATCAACATATGGGGCATCGGATCTTCCATCAGGCGCGTGCTGGCCACGTTGCAGACCATGGCCCAAGGAGACCTGAGCCAGGAGATCGCTGTCCGGAACAAGAACGAGATCAGCGCCGTGCTGATCTCGATCAGAGAAGTACAAACCTCCATGCGCTCCATCATTTCCGGCATGCAGGCCACATCCAGCGACCTGACCGCCGCCGCCGGCACCCTCAAACAGACCTCGGAACGCATGGCCGCCGGCGCCGAACAAGCCGTTGGGCAAACCGGTTCCGCCGTACAGGCTGTTGAGGAGCTTTCCTCGGTCAGCTCCGACATCTCCAGGAACTGCCAGTTGATGGCCGACAAGGCTTCCGAGACCCGGCAGGCGACCAGCGCAGGTGAGCGCACCATCGCGGATATGTCACACCTGATGGGCGAAATCGGACGACTGGTCAGCGATACCACACTGGCCGTGCAATCGCTCGGCAACAATTCCAGCGAGATCGGGGAGATCGTCGGCACCATCGAGGATATCGCCGACCAGACCAACCTGCTGGCCCTGAACGCCGCCATTGAGGCTGCCCGGGCCGGCGAGCAGGGGCGCGGGTTCGCGGTGGTGGCGGACGAGGTCAGGAGCCTGGCCGAGCGGACCACGCAGGCCACTCGGGAGATCCAGAAGATCATTGGTACGCTGCAGGGAGATGTCAAGAACGTGATCGGTTCCATGGAACAGAGCGCCGCGAGCGTCGAGAATGGTGCCCGCGGAGTTCAGCTTTCCAATCAGGCCATCTCCGAGATCAAGTCCCATATCGAAGTGCTGACCGACAGCGTCGCCCAGGTGGCGACCGCCATCGAACAGCAGACCGCCACCACAGCCGGGGTGATGAACAACATCCACGCCATCACTGCCATCATCGAAGACGTATCCCGCGGCACCCACCAGACCGACACAGCGGCTGCCAATCTCAGCGGTTCCGCTGGAGAGCTGATGTCCACCACCCGGCGGTTCAGGGTCTAG
- a CDS encoding ABC-F family ATP-binding cassette domain-containing protein yields the protein MISASNVTLSFGKRVLFKDVNIKFTPGNCYGLIGANGAGKSTFLKILSGEIEPDKGEISLGARERIAVLRQDHFAFDEETVFNTVIMGHKRLFEIMAEREAIYAKADFSEEDGVRSAELEGEFAEMNGYEAESEAAVLLNGLGIPEELRGRKMKELEGGDKVRVLLAQALFGNPDVLLLDEPTNNLDLKSISWLEEFLYRFPNTVIVVSHDRHFLNQVCTHTADIDFGRIQVYVGNYDFWYHASQLNLKQRQNENRKITEKAEELKAFIQRFSSNASKAKQATSRKKLLDKLTLEDMPVSSRKYPHVAFKPERPCGDIILEIKGLSKTIDGVPVLNNFDLIVSKGDKIAFVGGNGLAKTTLFQILAGELEPDSGSFRWGVTITSTYFPKENSAYFENDLTLVDWLGQYSPPTEGETFARGFLGRMLFSGEEAMKRTGVLSGGERVRCMLARMMLTGANALILDEPTNHLDLESITALNDGLIAFPEVILFASHDHEFVSTIANRIVEITSGGVIDRVMGFEEYLENADVARERDELYHGHAEFSL from the coding sequence ATGATTTCCGCCAGTAATGTCACCTTGTCCTTTGGCAAGCGCGTCCTCTTCAAGGACGTCAACATCAAATTCACTCCGGGCAACTGCTACGGCCTGATCGGCGCCAACGGTGCCGGCAAATCCACCTTTCTGAAGATTCTCTCCGGCGAGATCGAACCCGACAAAGGAGAGATCAGCCTCGGCGCGCGGGAGCGCATTGCCGTGCTACGGCAGGACCATTTCGCCTTTGACGAAGAGACGGTTTTTAACACCGTGATCATGGGGCATAAGCGTCTGTTCGAGATCATGGCCGAACGCGAGGCGATTTACGCCAAGGCCGATTTCAGCGAGGAGGACGGCGTCCGCTCGGCTGAACTGGAGGGTGAGTTCGCCGAAATGAACGGTTACGAGGCGGAGTCCGAGGCGGCTGTGCTTCTGAACGGCCTCGGCATCCCCGAGGAACTGCGCGGCAGGAAGATGAAGGAACTGGAAGGGGGGGACAAGGTGCGGGTGCTGCTGGCACAGGCACTGTTCGGCAATCCGGACGTGCTGCTCCTAGACGAACCGACCAACAACCTGGACCTCAAATCGATCTCCTGGCTGGAGGAGTTCCTCTATCGCTTCCCCAACACGGTCATCGTGGTATCCCATGACCGCCATTTCCTGAATCAGGTCTGCACGCATACGGCAGACATCGACTTCGGCCGGATCCAGGTCTATGTGGGCAACTACGACTTCTGGTACCATGCCAGCCAGCTGAACCTGAAGCAGCGCCAGAACGAGAACCGCAAGATCACCGAAAAGGCCGAAGAGTTGAAGGCATTTATCCAGCGCTTCAGCTCCAACGCCTCCAAGGCCAAGCAGGCCACTTCGCGTAAGAAACTGCTCGACAAGCTCACCCTGGAGGACATGCCGGTCTCGTCGCGCAAGTATCCGCATGTGGCATTCAAGCCGGAGCGCCCCTGCGGCGACATCATCCTCGAAATCAAGGGCCTGTCGAAGACCATCGACGGGGTACCGGTGCTGAACAACTTCGATCTGATAGTATCCAAGGGTGACAAGATCGCCTTTGTGGGGGGCAACGGTCTGGCCAAGACCACCCTGTTCCAGATTCTGGCTGGTGAACTGGAGCCGGACAGCGGCAGTTTCCGTTGGGGAGTGACCATTACCAGCACGTACTTCCCCAAGGAGAACAGTGCGTACTTCGAGAACGACCTGACCCTGGTGGACTGGCTCGGACAGTACTCACCGCCGACGGAGGGGGAAACCTTTGCCCGCGGTTTCCTCGGCCGCATGCTCTTTTCCGGCGAGGAGGCCATGAAACGGACCGGCGTCCTCTCCGGCGGCGAGCGGGTCCGCTGCATGCTGGCGCGCATGATGCTCACCGGTGCCAATGCGCTGATCCTGGATGAACCGACCAACCACCTGGATCTGGAGTCGATCACCGCCCTGAACGACGGGCTGATCGCCTTCCCGGAGGTGATCCTGTTCGCCTCCCATGACCACGAGTTCGTTTCCACCATTGCCAACCGGATTGTCGAAATTACCTCCGGAGGAGTCATCGATCGCGTGATGGGCTTTGAGGAGTATCTGGAAAATGCGGACGTGGCGCGGGAGCGTGACGAGCTGTACCACGGCCACGCGGAGTTCTCGCTGTAG
- the greB gene encoding transcription elongation factor GreB, whose product MIMTNLITAAGMKKLEDEYHYLWRVERPKVVQGVADAAAEGDRSENAEYIYGKKRLREIDRKLKHLGSRLKVLKVASVPANPQSVSFGCWVSYEDEDGAARCYQLVGPDEFDVSSGRISIDSPVGQALLGKRIDDEVVIRRPTGDLTVYITGISSAQP is encoded by the coding sequence ATGATTATGACAAACCTGATTACCGCTGCAGGCATGAAGAAACTGGAGGATGAATACCATTATCTGTGGCGTGTGGAGCGTCCCAAGGTTGTGCAGGGGGTTGCCGATGCGGCGGCGGAGGGGGATCGTTCCGAGAACGCGGAATACATCTACGGCAAGAAGCGCCTGCGGGAGATCGACCGCAAGCTGAAGCATCTCGGCAGCCGCCTGAAAGTGCTGAAGGTGGCCTCGGTACCGGCGAACCCGCAATCGGTGAGCTTTGGCTGCTGGGTGTCCTACGAGGATGAGGATGGCGCTGCGCGCTGCTACCAACTGGTGGGACCGGATGAGTTCGATGTGTCCTCCGGCCGGATCAGTATCGATTCGCCAGTGGGCCAGGCGCTCCTGGGCAAAAGGATCGACGACGAGGTGGTCATCCGGCGACCGACCGGAGATCTGACAGTCTACATCACCGGCATAAGCTCAGCCCAGCCATGA
- a CDS encoding IclR family transcriptional regulator, with amino-acid sequence MIETEKDNDRQSVRALERGLEVLRSFKPGDRFLGNQELAQRTGLPKPTISRLTHTLTRLGYLAYSEKFGKYHLDSAVLALGYSFLVNMDVRRIARPLMRDLAEYAQASVALGVQDRLSMLYIEAYRSSATVTLTLDVGSQIPIATTSMGRALLCALSDAEREAILDQVKTRNEGEWPRIKAGIDQSLQDYAERGFCLSLGDWKKDVHAVAAPLIPSDGSRVLVFSCAGAAFQLRRHMLEDDIGPRLLNLVTNVKEIMDRQV; translated from the coding sequence ATGATCGAGACGGAAAAGGACAACGACCGCCAATCGGTGCGCGCTCTGGAGCGAGGACTTGAGGTCCTGCGCAGTTTCAAGCCGGGAGACCGGTTCCTTGGCAACCAGGAGCTTGCCCAGCGTACCGGCTTGCCCAAACCGACCATCTCCCGTCTGACCCATACCTTGACCCGGCTGGGATACCTGGCCTATTCGGAGAAGTTCGGCAAATATCATCTCGATTCTGCTGTCCTGGCTCTCGGATACTCTTTTCTGGTCAACATGGACGTGCGCCGCATCGCCCGCCCCCTGATGAGGGACTTGGCCGAATATGCCCAGGCTTCGGTCGCCCTGGGGGTGCAGGACCGGCTCAGCATGCTGTACATCGAGGCCTATCGCAGCAGCGCAACGGTCACCCTGACGCTGGATGTCGGCTCCCAGATCCCCATCGCCACCACCTCGATGGGGCGGGCGCTTTTGTGCGCCCTGTCCGATGCGGAACGTGAGGCGATTCTCGATCAGGTCAAGACGCGCAACGAGGGGGAATGGCCACGGATCAAGGCCGGCATCGACCAATCGCTGCAGGACTATGCCGAGCGCGGCTTCTGCCTTTCGCTGGGGGACTGGAAAAAGGATGTGCATGCCGTTGCCGCTCCCCTGATACCGTCCGACGGTTCCCGTGTCCTTGTCTTCAGCTGCGCAGGAGCAGCCTTTCAGCTGCGGCGACATATGCTGGAGGACGATATCGGTCCGCGGCTGCTCAATCTTGTCACCAACGTCAAGGAGATCATGGACCGCCAGGTCTGA
- a CDS encoding ribbon-helix-helix protein, CopG family has protein sequence MGSLKAHPRYHVVSLRISDEERAALDAFARRTSRSVSSVMREAMGICLDSRWKSLIKPD, from the coding sequence ATGGGATCCTTGAAGGCACATCCGCGTTATCATGTTGTCAGTCTGCGTATCAGCGATGAAGAACGCGCAGCGCTGGATGCGTTTGCACGGCGCACCAGCCGGAGCGTTTCTTCGGTAATGCGCGAGGCCATGGGCATCTGCCTCGATTCCCGCTGGAAGAGCCTGATCAAGCCCGACTGA
- a CDS encoding helix-turn-helix domain-containing protein — protein MLKGKSLDAVQAMEKTLELLELLANCKERLSICEIADKLCLNRREVLFMLVTLETRELVRWDDVARVYRPGQTALEFAKSFRRPAPSLPAKGAGRTRSALPGKHTPRPDRRLATGAMA, from the coding sequence ATGCTTAAGGGAAAGAGCCTGGATGCGGTTCAGGCCATGGAAAAGACACTGGAACTGCTGGAACTTCTTGCAAACTGCAAAGAACGCCTGAGCATTTGCGAAATTGCCGATAAATTGTGTCTGAATCGCAGAGAGGTGCTGTTCATGCTGGTAACGCTGGAAACCCGCGAACTGGTACGCTGGGACGATGTGGCAAGAGTATATCGCCCCGGGCAGACGGCACTGGAATTTGCAAAGAGCTTCCGACGTCCGGCACCGTCACTGCCGGCCAAAGGGGCCGGTCGGACCCGCTCGGCCCTCCCCGGCAAGCACACCCCTCGCCCGGACCGCCGCCTCGCTACCGGGGCAATGGCCTGA
- a CDS encoding YaeQ family protein, whose translation MALPSTIYRAAIELSDIGRTIYRTLNVTVAQHPSETAERLVARLLAYAIRYEEELLFTKGIAAGDEPDLWVLGPDGRVRLWIEVGLPDAERLIKAGRHAERVILFACGGSRSAWERQQLPKLSGIANIEIFILEQHLLTHLAAGLQKSINWSLTITEDTLYLEQNGETIESSLLRQVSP comes from the coding sequence ATGGCTCTTCCATCAACTATTTATCGTGCCGCCATCGAGCTGTCCGACATCGGTCGCACCATCTACCGGACACTGAACGTCACGGTTGCACAACATCCCTCGGAAACCGCGGAACGCCTGGTGGCCCGGCTTTTAGCCTATGCCATCCGTTATGAAGAGGAACTTCTTTTCACCAAGGGCATCGCCGCAGGAGACGAACCGGATCTGTGGGTGCTTGGCCCGGATGGACGGGTGCGGCTGTGGATCGAAGTGGGTCTGCCGGATGCGGAGCGGCTGATCAAGGCTGGTCGCCATGCGGAGCGAGTCATTCTGTTCGCCTGCGGTGGGTCGCGGTCCGCCTGGGAGCGTCAGCAGCTGCCAAAATTGAGCGGTATTGCCAATATCGAGATTTTCATCTTGGAGCAGCACCTGCTGACGCATCTGGCAGCCGGTCTGCAGAAATCGATCAACTGGTCGCTCACCATCACCGAGGATACCCTCTATCTTGAGCAAAACGGAGAGACTATCGAGTCGTCCCTGCTGAGACAGGTTTCTCCCTGA
- a CDS encoding cold-shock protein gives MVNGTVKWFNDSKGFGFLEQENGEDVFVHFSAINGEGFKSLAEGDSVTFELVKGPKGLQAANVTKQ, from the coding sequence ATGGTAAACGGAACAGTAAAATGGTTCAACGACAGCAAAGGGTTTGGTTTTCTGGAGCAGGAGAACGGCGAAGATGTATTCGTTCATTTCTCCGCTATCAACGGTGAAGGCTTCAAATCACTTGCTGAAGGCGATAGCGTGACATTCGAACTGGTCAAAGGCCCCAAAGGTCTGCAGGCCGCCAATGTGACCAAACAGTAG
- a CDS encoding ABC-F family ATP-binding cassette domain-containing protein: MIHLSNITKQHGSQILFREASFQILPGTRSGLVGPNGAGKTSIFRIIIGEEEVDAGEITCARKTSIGYFSQDVGDMAGRSALEEVMAGSAETVRLAAELKEMEAAMCEPQSDDAMTALLERYGSAQEEFEHRGGYDLDTRAQTVLTGLGIGPDRFHHPVESFSGGWKMRIALAKILTLKPDVLLLDEPTNHLDVESIVWLEEWLANEFDGALLMTSHDRDFMNRIVTRIIEVANKTVTTYGGNYDFYEREREIRREQLLASYKRQQEMLAKEEEFIARFAARASHAAQVQSRVKKIDKIERIEIPPEERTVRFEFSEPPRSGDDVVVMTDLAKAWQTHGGEHKVFSGVSGVIRRQNKIAVVGVNGAGKSSLLKVLAGETEASAGSFNLGANVELGYFSQHAMELLDPGKTIFETLQDAMPQATIGVIRNLLGAFLFSGDAIDKRIENLSGGEKSRVVLATLLARPVNFLVLDEPTNHLDIRSREILLDALQNFSGTVMLVSHDRHFLRQLVDRVFELDHGEMRVYEGNYEYYLSKVHHGQC; this comes from the coding sequence GTGATCCATCTCTCCAATATCACCAAGCAACACGGCTCGCAGATACTGTTCCGAGAGGCCAGCTTCCAGATCCTGCCCGGCACCCGCAGCGGCCTGGTCGGCCCCAACGGTGCCGGGAAAACTTCCATTTTCCGGATCATCATCGGCGAAGAGGAGGTTGACGCCGGCGAAATCACCTGCGCCCGCAAGACCTCCATCGGCTACTTTTCGCAGGACGTGGGCGACATGGCCGGACGTTCGGCCCTTGAAGAGGTCATGGCCGGCTCGGCCGAAACGGTGCGGCTGGCGGCCGAGCTGAAGGAGATGGAAGCGGCCATGTGCGAGCCGCAGTCGGACGATGCCATGACGGCACTGCTGGAGCGCTACGGCTCTGCGCAGGAGGAATTCGAACATCGCGGCGGCTATGATCTCGATACCCGCGCCCAGACGGTGCTGACCGGACTCGGTATCGGACCGGACCGCTTCCATCACCCGGTGGAGTCCTTCAGCGGCGGTTGGAAGATGCGCATCGCCCTGGCCAAGATTCTGACCCTGAAACCCGATGTGCTCCTGCTGGACGAGCCGACCAACCATCTGGATGTGGAATCGATCGTCTGGCTGGAAGAGTGGCTGGCCAATGAGTTCGACGGTGCCCTGCTGATGACCAGCCATGACCGCGATTTCATGAACCGCATTGTGACCCGCATCATCGAGGTGGCCAACAAGACCGTCACCACCTATGGCGGCAACTATGATTTTTACGAGCGGGAACGGGAAATCCGCCGCGAACAGCTCCTGGCCAGTTACAAGCGCCAGCAGGAGATGCTGGCCAAGGAGGAGGAATTCATTGCCCGCTTTGCCGCCCGCGCCTCCCATGCGGCCCAGGTGCAGTCGCGGGTCAAAAAGATCGACAAGATCGAGCGGATCGAGATTCCGCCCGAAGAGCGGACTGTACGGTTCGAGTTCAGCGAGCCCCCCCGCAGCGGCGACGATGTGGTGGTCATGACGGATCTGGCAAAGGCTTGGCAGACCCACGGCGGTGAACACAAGGTGTTCAGCGGCGTTTCGGGGGTGATCCGCCGCCAGAACAAGATTGCTGTGGTGGGGGTCAACGGGGCCGGCAAGTCGTCGCTGCTCAAGGTGCTGGCCGGAGAGACCGAAGCCAGCGCAGGCAGCTTCAATCTGGGGGCCAATGTGGAGCTGGGCTATTTCAGCCAGCATGCCATGGAACTGCTCGATCCGGGCAAAACCATTTTCGAAACGCTGCAGGACGCCATGCCGCAGGCCACCATCGGTGTGATCCGCAATCTGCTGGGTGCGTTCCTGTTCTCGGGCGATGCCATCGACAAGCGCATCGAAAATCTCTCCGGCGGTGAAAAGAGTCGGGTGGTGCTGGCCACGCTCCTGGCGCGGCCGGTGAATTTCCTGGTGCTGGACGAGCCGACCAACCACCTCGATATTCGATCCCGGGAGATCCTGTTGGATGCGCTCCAAAATTTCAGCGGCACGGTCATGCTGGTCAGCCATGACCGGCATTTCCTGCGCCAGCTGGTGGACAGGGTTTTCGAGCTGGACCATGGTGAAATGCGGGTTTATGAGGGCAATTACGAATATTACCTGAGCAAGGTGCACCACGGACAGTGCTGA